One stretch of Punica granatum isolate Tunisia-2019 chromosome 5, ASM765513v2, whole genome shotgun sequence DNA includes these proteins:
- the LOC116208742 gene encoding BTB/POZ domain-containing protein SR1IP1: MSSKKELLSTAMKRTSEWIFSQEIPSDITVQAGGTSFALHKFPLVSKCGCIRKLVSESNEADLSQVDLPDIPGGAEAFELAAKFCYGINFEISTENIAMLRCVAEYLEMTEDYAVGNLVGRTEAYLNEVALKSLPGAISVLHRTETLVPVAEKVKLVSRCIDAIAFLACKESELSGPGRAAEMGGSNVMVMSQSKTIVEWWAEDLTVLRIDLFHRVLTAMMSRGFKQYALGPILMLYAQKSLRGLDVFGKGRKKIEPEQEHEKRVVLETIVSLLPREKNALSVSFLSMLLRAAIYLETTVACRLDLEKRMALQLGQTVLDDLLIPSYSFTGDTLFDVDTVQRIMMNYLAHDMEGPRLGFNADDEFVSPSTTLNDMERVGKLMENYLAEIASDRNLTVAKFIQLAELVPEQARVTEDGMYRAIDIYLKAHPVLSDMERKKVCSLMDCQKLSREACAHAAQNDRLPVQTVVQVLYYEQQRLREAMNGTETPPIPSKPSVYPTDTHPASDELSSLKRENEDLKIELVKMKMRLREIERSTLKSNIGSPMQSSSPSADKPPLPPLPRKSFMNSVSKKLGRLYPFVRADGISPASGRGRTKPPKDRRHSIS, from the exons ATGTCTTCTAAGAAGGAGCTTCTCTCAACTGCCATGAAGAGGACAAGTGAATG GATATTCTCCCAGGAGATCCCCAGTGACATCACGGTTCAAGCTGGAGGAACTTCCTTTGCCCTGCACAAG TTTCCTCTGGTCTCAAAATGCGGCTGCATAAGGAAACTCGTGTCAGAATCGAATGAAGCAGATCTTTCTCAGGTTGACCTCCCTGATATCCCTGGAGGAGCAGAGGCGTTTGAGCTTGCGGCGAAGTTTTGTTATGGAATAAACTTTGAGATCAGCACCGAGAATATCGCGATGCTCCGGTGCGTGGCGGAGTACTTAGAGATGACCGAGGACTACGCTGTCGGCAATCTCGTGGGGAGGACCGAGGCCTATCTTAACGAGGTAGCGCTGAAGAGCCTCCCAGGTGCGATCTCAGTACTGCACAGGACAGAGACCTTAGTCCCAGTGGCAGAGAAGGTTAAGTTGGTAAGTCGGTGCATCGATGCGATTGCTTTCCTGGCTTGCAAGGAAAGCGAGCTCTCTGGGCCAGGGAGGGCGGCCGAGATGGGTGGCTCGAACGTGATGGTAATGTCTCAATCGAAGACGATTGTGGAGTGGTGGGCCGAGGATCTGACAGTTCTAAGGATCGATCTCTTCCACAGAGTGCTGACAGCAATGATGTCCCGAGGGTTTAAGCAATATGCACTCGGTCCAATCCTGATGCTCTATGCACAGAAGTCTCTGAGGGGATTG GATGTATTCGGAAAGGGGCGGAAGAAGATCGAGCCAGAGCAGGAGCACGAGAAGCGGGTAGTGCTCGAGACGATTGTAAGCCTCCTACCAAGGGAGAAGAACGCGTTGTCGGTCAGCTTCCTCTCAATGCTGCTCAGAGCTGCAATATATCTCGAGACAACAGTTGCTTGTCGGCTAGACTTAGAAAAGAGGATGGCCTTGCAACTGGGACAGACCGTCCTGGACGATCTCTTGATACCATCCTATTCCTTCACTGGGGACACGCTGTTCGATGTGGACACTGTGCAGAGGATCATGATGAATTACCTCGCTCACGATATGGAGGGGCCCCGCTTAGGATTCAATGCGGATGATGAGTTTGTAtctcctagtactactctgaATGATATGGAGCGGGTTGGGAAGTTAATGGAGAACTACCTCGCCGAGATAGCTTCTGATCGGAACTTGACGGTTGCAAAGTTCATTCAACTTGCCGAGCTTGTCCCTGAACAGGCTCGAGTCACCGAGGATGGGATGTACCGAGCCATAGACATCTACCTCAAG GCTCATCCTGTTCTAAGTGATATGGAGAGGAAGAAAGTTTGCAGCTTGATGGACTGCCAGAAGCTATCCAGGGAAGCGTGTGCCCATGCCGCCCAGAATGACCGCCTCCCAGTGCAAACTGTTGTTCAAGTCCTCTACTACGAGCAGCAACGCCTCAGAGAAGCTATGAATGGCACAGAAACCCCGCCTATTCCCTCTAAACCAAGCGTGTATCCCACTGACACCCATCCGGCCTCGGACGAGCTCTCGAGTCTCAAGAGGGAAAATGAGGACCTCAAGATCGAGCTcgtgaagatgaagatgaggTTGAGAGAGATCGAGAGATCAACCCTCAAGTCTAACATTGGTAGCCCGATGCAAAGCTCGTCCCCATCAGCTGATAAGCCTCCGCTGCCTCCGCTGCCTCGGAAGTCCTTCATGAATTCAGTTTCAAAGAAGCTGGGGAGGCTCTACCCATTTGTTCGGGCGGATGGGATCTCCCCTGCCAGTGGGAGGGGAAGGACAAAGCCGCCCAAAGATCGACGGCATTCGATATCTTGA
- the LOC116209637 gene encoding uncharacterized protein LOC116209637, which produces MEKLIRPYDKECMKMAMLKHEETFKEQVHELHRLYRIQKLLMKTIGSGVPNGGSPFNLAGQIDRTDCKPREGVDLERPARDSNAMSEGISALDTIEESQIELTLGPSSYHTSTSRSKKADTQLTSSSFSSSSTGSSGNIINSKPSRLRAGAGVEEEQLLKSERLNHQPWIFQALSLNST; this is translated from the exons ATGGAGAAGCTTATACGGCCATACGACAAGGAATGCATGAAGATGGCAATGTTAAAGCATGAAGAAACATTCAAAGAGCAG GTACACGAGCTGCACCGGCTATACCGGATCCAGAAATTATTGATGAAAACGATTGGAAGTGGTGTCCCAAATGGGGGCAGTCCCTTTAATTTAGCAGGCCAGATTGATAGAACAGATTGCAAACCACGGGAAGGAGTCGACCTTGAGAGGCCTGCCAGAGATTCAAATGCCATGTCGGAGGGCATCAGTGCCTTAGACACCATAGAAGAGAGCCAAATCGAGCTCACCCTGGGGCCCTCGAGTTACCACACGAGCACATCGAGATCAAAGAAGGCTGACACGCAGTTAACTTCGAGCagcttctcttcttcttccaccgGGTCGAGTGGCAACATAATTAACAGCAAGCCCAGCAGGCTCAGGGCCGGTGCCGGTGTTGAGGAAGAGCAACTGCTCAAGAGTGAGAGACTAAACCACCAACCTTGGATCTTCCAAGCCTTAAGCCTGAATTCTACTTGA